The DNA segment TGCAACAATGAATCCTCAAGTTATCAACCATACCTTTATTATCAAGAAAGCTTGGCACCAAAGGAAATTTTTTCATAACACATCAGCAGCCAGAAATACCACTCAGCTTGCCTTTAATGGGATACCCAGCTGCTACAAGCCGCAAACATTTAGAGAACGAGAAATAAGTGCACCTTTTTCAATGTTCCACACGATGGCAGAGTTGTCCACTGACCCAGACAGCAGGTAGATATTATCAGGCGACCAACAAATGTCACAGACGTCATCAATGTGTCCCCTGATGCGAAAAATGAAATGGGAAACGTGAGCAAAGCTTAGCTGCAACGCTTCTGTGCGTAGACAAGCCTCACCTTAGCACTTTCTGTGCAACCCAGTGTTCCTTGTTTTCTATCGTGTCGTCGAACACATCACCAGGATTTTTGTCAACTTGTTTCCAGATTATAACATTTGCATCTGCAACGAAATCCATGAGATGCACATGTAGACAGAGTGTTGATACAAAGCAAGGCTGGCTAGCTCAGTAGAGGTATTATTCGTGCaaataacacacaaaaaaaagacaggagGCAAAAACTAGTGATTGACTCTTGAAGTCAAGCAACAGCTTCCTAGTAGATCTGTTAAAATATGCTGCTGGCAAAAGATGGTGAGACTCTTCTGATGGAACTCTGGAACCAATTGCCTAGTGGCACGCTGCTCCAGATGGGCATGATGAAAAATTGAATTATTCGCACGGTACCTATCACAGAGTCATAGCATGCACAAAACGCACAACATCCAACGAACCATGGCGTGCCATTGAGACCAGTGTCTCTAACAAAGATTACGAGTGCCTCGCAAGCCGTGCTGGTAGCATTACTTCACTGGCCAAATACATGTTGCAGCTCAAAAGATGACAGTCACGACAATGTGGTGAATAGGGATCTTCTAACATAAATAGGCTGCATGCACTTGATCGGTTGATGCTGTGAGGGGCATGGGGACCAGTTAAACTGGTTCCTGGATTGGCCCATATTACAACCATATCAATACACTCTAAAGGCACGAGGGTGCACCGTGACCAGCCCAACGAATCACCACCTTTAAATGGCCGAGTTAGCCCTTTCCCTGTTTTCAACGAGTACAGCCCGTCCGCTTCATGGAAAAGCTTCTCGTCGCTATCAAAATGATTAAAATTGTCAGAATGACGAAACCATTCTCAGAATGCTAAAAATTTCAACAGCATCcttgttctttccttttttaATTGTTCATTGTAAGCAGGTACCCTGCCTTTTTCCTATGATTAATTAACAATTAATTAACAATTAACTTCATTAAGCTAATTTCACTTTGTatgtgtttcatttttttttcaacagcagaAAGCTAGCTTTTTTAAGAGAACAATTAAATACCaactcttaaaaaaaaataaacatttcaAGGAGAAAGCTTTTATAATATCAAAACGGTTACGGGGTTAAAGGGATCATGCGATACTTTTTTAACATAGTCACGAAATGCTGCTAATTTGTAGTCACAGCTCCTTCTAGAACATTTGTTTGGACGAAAGAAGAAAAGGGCACTTGGGGTCTGCTATAACTACCTGCACCTCCCGTTACAGCCGAcatagcagaaaaaaaatttgcggcagGGGATTCATGAGGCAATAGAGACCTAATGTAAAATCGTTTTACGATTACtcttaaggggtactgacagaaAATCTCGCGGCCAAGACAGGCTGCGGGAtcaattcccgtgaacatgcgtatatcatctgcaaaatatcaaaagcaaatatagcttggaaggtactttaaattaattttgaagtttgcgtgagcgatcgacacccttgtgctactgacaccctcaaaggtgaccctcggtgaccccctacttccctcacatgaccacgctgcaacaagttatgacgacgtcatagccgccattttttttttgccgcgtttgctccagcagcctacttctcggcggctgctcgcgaaccgcacagaagtgcgtcacagttctgtgtgctgacgtgatctagtgctgcacccgctaggtggcgatagttgcacccggaggcttattgtttctgaaaccgaaactgctggttggcaatgaggagcctgtaattaattatgtgtagcacgctgcagcaaaagatgtgccgtgttatgactaacaggccccccagcaacacactgcagcaaaaaaacgcgaggccaaaatttttgcgtcagtACCACTTTAAAACATGCTGTGAGGATCATAAGGCCTTTAAGGCGACAAAATACAGCCACCTACACAAAGTGGAGAAAAGCTGAGAAAAATGCTTTTCTGTTTTGCAAGTTCAGGTGGAAATGTACGTTTTCAGAAAAGACACAGCCTGCTTTGAACATTCTATGACTAATGAGTGTTTTTTTGCAGCCTTTTCCGATCAATCCCTTTCTCTGTTGTTTGCAACAGGTCAATTCAATGCATACACGAAggcttaaaaaataaaataagtaatccACAGGCTCACCATCATCTCCAGATGCAAGCAACTCGCCTGAAAGAGGAGAAAACAAGATGAAGGAGTGAACTAGAGCGCTTCACCAGAATCTGACAATTTGTGGGAAGCGAGGAAAACGCTGCTGCTCACCATTATTTGAGAATCGTACAGCGTTGACGGTCTTGGTGTGCCTGTTCAGGTCGGAGCGAAATTCGAGGCTGGTTTCCCCATTGTGGTGTACTATTACAAACCATATCTAAGTACGGGGAAGGACAGTAACAAACACCAGTTAATAATtaatctttatttttatttatatatgaaaaaaaaaaacaagggaaaataggctacgttagagccggctatcccaggaaattagtattgaagaaacacacaaaaacaagaaaaaaaaacgtggaagaataaaagaataagaaaaaagaaaaataatcagaaACACTATGTACATATCTGGAGTATTAAAAGAAGCCTGATCAAAACGGCTCGCGTGAAAAAGGCACAGAACAGGGCGAAAAAATTTTAAGAAAGGGCAGTAATTATTAGTGATGAATGTGAACACAGGAGGCGGCTGATTACCGCATCGTAATCTATAACTTTCATATAACTTCAGGGGGAAAAAATTACACATGTGCAGGGGAGAACGAAATAAGCGAAACCACATTCACTCACTAAAGATCGATAAGCACTTGTAGACATACAATCGGCGACAAAACACTAGGCTAGGTAGGTGATTAATCGAGAAATGAAAACATGGGTATTGCGCCTTCGCGTGAGAAATAATTAAAAATGAGGGTGAAGGATCGCAGTGAGGCAGTATCGCTTTGATAGACGAGCAGTTTTGAGTGACGCGAGACGATGTGCGAGTTATCCCGTTGAAAAAGGATAAACATACCATGACATGGGTGTCCGTACCACAGCTGGCCAGCCTACGGTGTTTGTCATTTGACGGCTGGAAGTCGATGCTCAAGATAGGATCCCGACTGTGCCAAGATATCTCCGGTACATGGCACTTCATTCCTGCAAGATCAATGAGAATTCCAGGGGGAGAAAGAAACAACGCTTCATAGTCAAGCAAATGCCCGCAGGTAAACCCTCCACTACATGAACAAACTATGTAGCACGACTACGCGCTTCGAAATACCGCCCGATCGGCTAAAGTGCGCGCAATTTCCAACGCAAAACACGAGCAGAGCAACGAGGGCATCGTTACGTCCTTTCGTTAAGCAATGATTAAGCCGAAGTTGTTCTCGTTTTAGAGAGTTTCAACGTACAACTAAACAAACCTTATAAAACGGCGCCGACAAACCAGCATGAAAATCTGCGCAAACTACAAAGCGCGCCAACCGCGAGTTCCCGCAACAAAACGATTCGCCCCCTATCGGAATGACATTAACTCGTCGTGATTGAATAAAAATGAAAACGCCGCTCAATTGTAATATTCATAAATGCTGAGAAAACTACAATTTCagtttttaatttatttattgttCATAATATTTTAACCAACACTTAATTAGTAagagcattgcctccgagatagtcgCGCCGTACTGCCTGAAAAACGTCGTGCGCCATCCGAATGTGTTGCAGTACTACGAATCACGCTTATAGATCATTTTATGCCGTGTTTCGATTATTACAAGCTAGTCGTAGCAGATTTTAttttttctacttttcttttaagCCCCGAAGGAGTGCAAAGCGTATATCTCAAAGGACATGTTTTTGTGTGCTTTAGAGGTCAAATTACGTCACAGTCGCCATCTCGATATGTTATTGTAAAAGCCGTCGCAAGTGGGATGAAGCCAAGTAGAGCCAAACCAAAGCGATCCGGTTTACGTTGCAGCGCAGCattgcagcaacagcagcagtaaACAGTTCGCAGTAAGCAGCTCATTGATCTTTTAACGTTTTCTGGCGAGGTACGTTCAGCTCGTAAAACAATGGTGTGCGAAAAGTGCGAGAAGAAGCTCGGCAAGGTGATCACCCCGGACCCGTGGAAAGCCGGCGCTCGAAACACCACCGAAGGTGGTGGCAGGATGATCAACGAAAACAAGGCCCTGACAGCGAAGAAGGCAAGGTTCACTCCTTACGGAAAATTCGCTGAGTGCCGCATCTGTCGCCAGAAAGTACACCAGGTGGGCTCCAACTACTGCCAAGGGTGCGCCTACAAGAAAGGCATCTGCGCTATGTGCGGCAAAAAGATCCTCGAGACCAAGAACTACAGGCAGTCATCGACTTGAGATGTGCAATTTGATCACTACACTTCCAAGACTGTACCTTTTTGAATGCACCACCGTTCCATCAGCCTGCTTTTGTGAAACCATCGCGGAATGCACAAAATGACGACAGGGGCTCGTCCGGTGTGTTGCTCCAAAGTTGTTTTATTCACATGTAAAACATATTTACAAAGGCGTTCACCCATGAACTGAGTCCTTcactccccccctttttttttattcctcacaGGCCTGTTCTGATCGAGCACGATCTGACAAAATAAGTTACACCTCTCTGTCGTTAAAGGCCTAGCTGtagctgtaataaataaatatgtacaAAAGCTATGTCGAGTTACCTCTGCAATTGCTTGGGCATCATGCTGTTTGTTGTGGCAGCTTTGCAAGTCCTGGCAAAAAAAATATTCGCCGCGAGAAAGGATAGGTAATGTAATCGCGCATTCTAGCATTCGTCGCAGCAAACCAGCATGTATTTGTTTTCGTAACCTCAAAAACGTCTGGCCAATTTGAATTGTGCAGCTGTTTCGCTGGTTTAGTTCTACGTTtgaaagacgtttttttttttctgtgcacaatAATTGCAGCACTGGTGCACGAGTCACAGCGATATTTCAGATGACTTGGCGTTTACTCGTAACGAAAACGTTTTCCCCGGGTTGTACTAAAACGGGTCAACAAGAATGCCCTTGTACGAGTTTGTTTCCCGTCTAAACTGCACACTGCTGGTGCTCGAATCTTTTCGCTGAAGCGGCATCGGATGTTTTATTTACCGTCACGTACTTGAGTTTCCAGAATCATTTAGAAATCCACATCACGTGTGGCAATGCCAGAACGCAAGATACTGACAGCGCGAAAAATGAACGAAGGACAAGCGAGGTGACACAGACAAAGTGCTGTGTCCCTCGCTTGTCCTTCGTTCAATTTTTGCGCTTTGCAATATCTTATGCATTGGAGTGCCAACTAGCCTAAACCTTCACGCTAATGTCACCAGAAGCAACAGCACTGCCACGCTTTCACAAGAACAGTGCCACTACACGTTTCAGCAGGATTAGTTTTTGTCTGGTTATCTGCACAAACGATATGTACTCACAATTACTTGTTGAGAATGCAAGTGCAGCATTTGCATTTAGAAAACAAGACAACATGCAATGCCGCCACGACGCAAGATTTGAACACAATAGGGTGTGCAGTTTACCGCGAATAGCCCTTTATATTGGGCTGCTCTATCAATTCAATATGCTGAACATAATGAACATATTCCTAAAGAACTTCATACTGTTCTTAACAAAGCATGATTGCAGATCGTTCAATGGCTTAAAGGTGTCAGGTAAGCATGTAGAACATCTGCTGTCTGTGCCTGCGGAATAGAGCATGCTGGTCGAACCTGAACATTTACATTCATGCAACAGTACCATCACAAAACAATGCCTACATTTTCCATGTGGTACCACTCTTCCAAGTCCCAAGGACAGGAAAGTTGCACGAATATTAAGAAACTCGCGAATATGTCGGCAACAGAGGGCAGCACCGAAAACAACACGACTCCCTTTAGCAATACATCTCGCCACACCTCAGAAAAGGCAAGACGAAATGGTCGACTTTGTTCATGTCGTACGGTACATTTCTTGTACTCTACCGGATGTACTCTACCGAAACACGTTCTTGTACTCAACCAAAACACGTAAAACTACGTGTCGGCTCACTTTCAACGTCGAATTTCGGTACTACTACAAACGAACGACGGTATGACCAAGGTGGTTGCATCCTCGAAgattaaaaagaaaagcagattCTCGGGTAAAACAACTTTCCCACGAAAATCAATGTACAGCATTCTCCTTGGCAACGTGACTGCCGCCGCGAATGATGGTTCGTCCCGAAAGCCTAGACTTGGAAGGGCGTGGGCGGCGCTTGGATAAAGAACCGGGCACACCTTCCCAGCACTTGAACGGTCCACCACAGGAGCGCGCACTGTTCGGAGACCACTACGCCGGCGCATGTGGCTAAGTCAGGCCATGTAGATGAACTCGTTGATGTTCTCCTCGTCCCTACGCATGTACTTGTGCTCTATCAGCCACTCAATCTGTTCCTTGATCATTTTCTTCGAAGGCAGGAACATGTTcttcaggatttccaccagctctgTCTGCAGCTGGGCGTTAGTGATACGCTTGCGCATCTTCATGATTTTCACTATCGCTTCCTGGAAACAGACAGACATAAGGAAATTGTAAGTGGTTAGGATTAGTTACACAAGTCAAACTGATGGTGACATGTAGCGTAGGGTCCCTAAATGTCCTTTTTAAATTTATGCGCGAGTGGTGATGCTGCAACCAGAGTAAATTATTAACACCGTAATGTAAGCAAGGCACCTTGTACCTTCATGCAACATGGTTGTATGGAGGCCTAAAAAATAACTGTAAAGTGCTTAAAATGTAGAACTTGTACGGATGTCATTGCTGTAgcacagtggttctcagccatgaatgttcggggaccccttgtgaaCCGGCGGAAgagatgagggaccccttgcagttagtaaaaaaataatagggggagggggagggggggagtgtcAGAAATTAATACAACATGCATTGTGAAATAGATGCCTTttgtttctccctggcaaagaatggtcaaactaaagtgccacgccaattcgatctcgacagcttgtcaataagttgtgctttCTGCAGCTACATTCAACCTGTTtgtagctatgtttgctcttcaaatatgcaagcctggaaaaagcatgctcacGTGAATATGTCGTAGAAAGCCGCAACAAAATCTTTACAGCCCAAGTTTGCTCTATTgcttacagccatctcatggaaaagGCGAAttataagtcagctccgccgcaatgcaaagaTGTTATGcgatgaagcatacaaaaaaattTAGAAGGGGCCGATGTCATAGTGTGGCTCCAAAAAAcgtgtttatattttttttccgaCGAGGGGTTTCACGGAcccccaaaaatggcttcgcggacccccatttgagaaccactacTGTAGCGAACCACGCCATGAACATGGGAAATATGCATTGAAGTGATGACAAAGCCACATGGATTTAAAAGGACAAGTAACAAAAGGTTGTGAGCTGGTCTACAGCCTCGTCAAATGATTGCTTGAGCACAACTGCCACAGCAAATGACACTAACATCGCAACAACGGTTTTATCAAGAGATTGGGCTGTGAATCTTTCAGACTAATTATGTATAATGTAAAGaaggtgactcttaagggctcgtttttgtttgttagacacaagattaataagaactaacagacaataatgccaaggaaagtatagggggtgttatttgtattaTATAgattataaatgtgaagaaagtaaagtggacaaaaagataacttgccgccggcagggaccgaacctgcgaccttcgaataacgcgtccgatgctctaccactgagctacggcggcggtcatccccctgtGCACTTTATGGGGTGTGtatgtggatttaaacctaggagtgttagtcagcgccggtcacggccatggcggcgagtgttagtcagcgccgatcactcgccgccatggctgtgacaggcgctgactaacactcctaggcttaaatccacatacataccccataaagtggacggggggatgaccgccgccgtagttcagtggtagagcattggacgcgttattcgaaggtcgcaggttcggtccctgccggcggcaagttatcttttcgtctactttactttcttcacatttataatctatataatacatataacaccccctatactttccttggcattattgtctgttagttcttattaatctTGAGTCTAATTACGTGGAATATtgtaactttattgaaaaagcCTCAACTGGTATAAAaggtggaaaaaaaaagcatgccacATCGGTTTTCTCATGGGAATGTAAGTCGGATTGCTTGTGTCAAGTGGTGCAAGATAGTTTTCGGAAGAATCTTTTAGATTTGCCATCTATTCAGGATGATTCCTGCCAACTGCACAAGTTCCACggtgcgtctctcataatcatatcttggttttgggacgttaaaccccacataaaaaaaaaaaaacaagttccaCGGTATACGTTATTGAAAACGGGGCTAAACTATGCAATAACTTGCCTCTCAATCTTTTCATCACTACCAgccttcattttttttacatttacatAGATTGCAGAATATTTTGCAATCCAAGTTGTTACTGTGTAGCTAAATCCTAACTAAAGCTATAATGACTTCCTAGGCGATTTAGTGAAGTACAATTCAGGCTAACAGAAGCTGTGCTACATTATAAGCATCTTGTCAGCAATTTTATTAGTATGGTTTTGCAGTTAAGGTGCTTGCACAAAAAGCAAACTGCGCTTGCATGAGCTCCTTGCAGAAATGATTATGCCACCATAAGTTAAAAGCTGCACTGCAGGAAAGTTTGCTTTACAATTAATAAAACGATCAATTGCATTCTGTACCTGAGTCCCCTGTAGTAAGTATATTGATAAGCAAAATGATACCAcactgtacaaaaaaaaacaaaaaaaaaacgaaatgacgtACTTGTGTTCTGAATATTCTCAGCTGAACTATACTTTCGTTATCATCTTCTTTGCTTTTTTCCGTCGATAGCTGCAGCCTTCCTATTAGGTTGACTTTGCCTCGCTTTTGAACTTTTCCGTTTTTTCTGAAAGCCAGAGGGGGAAGATAATTAGAAACCGAGGATAGAACGAATCATGAATAACCGCTCGAGAACACATCATTCACAGCTTACATGACTCCGAATTCTTGATTCACCCAAAACTGGGTGCCGTCGTCAAAGTCCTTGGGCGACTTTGCCTCGACCCCACACAAGAGAACTTGCCGTTTCAGTTTGGGAAAGGCAACCAGAGACTGCAAAGGCAACTAAAATTAATGTCCTGAAGGCATAAGTATACAAAAAATTTTTTCTAAAAATATTTTTCAGGACACTGCAGTAGTGCTACAAGCAAATGTGATGTGCATGCTCCTACACTAAGAAAATTGCATGCACATCACAAAGTGCATGCTCCTACACTAAGAAGCTTTAATATAGTTCTTGTTTGGCAAGCTAAGGAGTGTTACCAAAACAAATATACTCACTTCTGCAACAGCATAGCTACTGGTATGATTTACAAATAGTGACAGTGGCCAGACAAAGTACTGTAACCAAACAAATTGCACGTAGCGGGCAAGCGCTTCTTTCAAGATACAGTCCAGAATCTTTGCTCCACGTTGGTCGATAAGGCTTAGTTCTCTCACCGCACGGAATTACTGAGACAGTcggctactgtttacatactatGCCCACCACTGTGAGTGAATCTAGCAACTGGAAATTTGCTAAAGATCCATAAGTAGACTTTCCTgcaagctctttttttttaatcagataCTCTCATTGGCAGACTGGTTTTCTCACTCTAAGTGCACTCCCATTCCTCCTAATTCTAGCGAAGGTTCATGAGAACCCCGTAAGGTTTTCATAAATTGCCGCAGTTGTGTCATACCGCATGGTTATCCTACATGTGGTGATCGGGAAACCTGTCAGTGCGTACGCTCAGCAGCGTATggagagaaacaaaagaaagacgcAGACTTGTGATGAATGGATACAGCAGTTTGCCATGTTGGCCTGTGGTCGAGGGTATATTTGCTTAGAAAATATTTTTTCTTGCGCATGCGCAAAAGGGTTCTCACAAATTATTCATTACAAAACTAAGCGCAAAACAGTAAGGTTGATGTGCATGGGGAATTGCACACTGAAAATGACACTATTAATGTGAACGTATCGATGCTTGCAACAGTGTGACAACACGCACCCAGAGCGTCCGCCGAAGTTCAGCATCTGGAAGTTCAGTGGCTAAGAGGAGGTTCTCAAATGAGATGCGCTCGTTAGGCCGCTCGTTCCAGGCAAACATGACGGCCATTTGGAACGTCGTCACATCTAAGTCAAACTTGCCTACTTGATTACAAAAGGTGATctggagaaaaagaaaacaatgcgaGATATTCTTACTGCTGTTTAAAGTTCCTGACGGCATATTAGCGAACAAAAGCATATAGCATTTGGCAAGTGGATTCATTGTAGCAAGTGAATTAAAAAAATGGTGAGGAAAAGCTAAGGGGTAATCCAAATCACACACACACCACAGAGTCCAGATGACCACGCTTGCAGTCTTCAACTGCAATGATGCAGTAAATACTTCAAGAAGCTTACAGAGGCTCAATACTAAACCATTTAAATGTTCACTGCATTATGCACAAAAACAATGTAAAAGAAAAACAGTGCAAAATGAAAAATATGTATTCTCTGTTATTACATTATGCCATGAAGTCTTGCTACCATGCTACCACTTCGCTCCCTTTCTTTCCCTCATATTTTTCGCCCTCAAGTTTTTCACAAACTTCTTCAGAATGCTTGCATAATCATGACAAAAGTGGGCCAAGCTGGCTCGAATTACAAACTACAAGCTGCAAACAACAAGCTTGGCCCAAGCTACTGAGTCAGATTCACTCACAACTTGACTCTTAAGATAGATGTCATGATGCACAAAACTACTAATTCAATCCATGAACTGAATGTGACATGCCACAGCAGTACTGAATCAAGCTGTGAGGAAACAGTAGGCAACGCCCTCATTCACCGAACTGTTTATTGCCATGGCAACCGAGCGCTTTGTCCGAGCACTGAATCACAGATATTGGTCTGTCCAGTACATAATTGCATGCAAATGGAGACCACTTGTGTCGGCAGTTAGCCCTCTTGGAAGAAAGAACCAGGCAATTTAGTTCTACGTTGTTCTCTTAAATCAAAGCAAGCTACCATCAAGGCGCTGCAAACAATTCAAATATACAATTATTGTTCTATTACAGTACGTGGGGAGGCAATTTTTAAAATATCAAATATATTTCTTGTATTATCCAACTTATTCAAATGGCCTTAAAATattcattcttgttttattgcatacagcTTTCATTACAGATTATTATGAAGTGCCAGTATTTTTTTGATAACTCCCACAGTTTCAAAAAAAATCTTGCTCACAACACGGTACATGAAATACTTGATATTTTAAAAGCTGCACATTGTACCGGAAAAATcaatgcatatttgaaatcggtgCATAAATATACATAAGCCGTGAAAGTTTCGTAAAAATGTgctaaaaaataaatattaatataaataaataaataaaaaaaaagcccatACATACCGTCCCATTGGACATGTGGTGATACCACTGTAGCTTTCGCCCACTGTGCTTCCGCCGGTAGAATTCCTCCACTTCGGGAATGAAGTCTTCCAGCTCGAGAGGTAGCGATACCTGAACACGCTCGCTGCCTCGAGCCCATGCACCGGCATTTAGAATTTTTTATGTTGATCGAATCTGAAATGCAACACCACACAATGTCTTTGACAAGTGCAATCAACTGcgaaacattttatttattttaatgaACAAACAGGATCGTACCCACGAAGCAGAGCAAAATACGGAAAATTTGGCAGACTGGCAAGGATTTATGCCTAACTATTCCATTGCAGCCATGAAGCTGAAGTATGTCTGCACAACCACCACTTTACACTTATCAACAAATGTTGCCCTTACCGTGCATGTTGTTACTGAGAACTAccgtatttacatgattgtaagtcgactcgaatgtaggtcgacccTCCCAAAATCGCgcggcaaaaataaaaaataaaagcgcGAGCGCATTTCATAAAGAACATTTATTTACGATGTCGCCGAAGAAAACGAAGGTGACTTCACAGAGCGCTTCAAAGCTATGCAAGAAAGCTAGCTTCGTGGGCGATACGAGGGGATCATTTTCCGGAAATTATCCGCGAATAGCGTATAAGGGTGTGGATTGtacacgagaaaatacggtatatgttaCAGGCAGAGCCGGAACGTAAACATATTGTCGTAACCATG comes from the Rhipicephalus sanguineus isolate Rsan-2018 chromosome 6, BIME_Rsan_1.4, whole genome shotgun sequence genome and includes:
- the LOC119396309 gene encoding cysteine-rich PDZ-binding protein, encoding MVCEKCEKKLGKVITPDPWKAGARNTTEGGGRMINENKALTAKKARFTPYGKFAECRICRQKVHQVGSNYCQGCAYKKGICAMCGKKILETKNYRQSST